Genomic segment of Acinetobacter larvae:
AGCAAAAATCTGGTGCCAATAAAGGCAATCCATTAAATGATATTCCAAAGCATATGTTTAATGCTGGATTGGATTGGGATGTAACAGATCAAGTATTGTTGTGGTCTCAAGTCAACTATCGTGGTAAAACCGCCGGTGGTAGTAGTAATGCAGATGAGAAAGATCCAGCCTATACTTTTATTGATCTAGGTGCGGTTTATAAATATAGCGACAATTTAAAATTCACTGCTGGGGTTTATAACCTTGCCAATAAAGAAGTAACCACAGATGATGGTTATAGCTATATTCTAGATGGGCGACGTTATAGCGTTGGGGTAAATTTTAAATTTTAATGAATTGGGGATTTATCTATAGCACATGTTTGGCATGGCTATAGATAAATCTTTTAATGATCTGAGTATTTATTACGATATATAAAATAAAAAAGCCTCAAGTTTTCACTTGAGGCTTTTCTTGAATCTGGAGCGGGAAAGGAGACTCGAACTCCCGACCCCAACCTTGGCAAGGTTATGCTCTACCAACTGAGCTATTCCCGCATGCCGCGTATATTACCTTATTCAGCAATTAGGTCAACTATTTTTTTAGAATTGTTTTGCTGTTTGGATAAAATAAAAGCATTACTAGTAAAAAACCATTCAATCTGTCATCACAAGCTCGATCTGAGCATCGATATGCGGTGTGACTTGATGAAATATATCGATCTTACATAGGGTTCTGGGTCAATAATCGTTATACTCAGATTATTTTTAGCCAATTGAGGAGCGAACGATGCAGATTGAGCAACAGCTGATCGCAGCCTTACAGCCACTACAAGCGCAACATTTACAAGTGATCAATGAATCTGCTGGACATGGTGGCTATTTCCCTGGAAAGGAATCACATTTTAAAGTTGTTTTGGTCAGTGATAAGTTTGCTGGGTTACGTTTGGTACAACGCCATCAAATGATTTATGCCGCTGCTGCAGATTTGGTCGCACCGGCAAAAATCCATGCCTTGGCGATTCATGCCTATACGCCAGAGGAATGGCAAGGTCAGGCGCCAGATAGCCCACAATGTGCGCACGCACCTAAAAGTACGGGATAGAAAAGGCTATGGATACACATTTGTTGACTAAAATCATTCATATGAGTGCGGTAACTTTGGCGTTGTTGGTCTTTGTTATAC
This window contains:
- a CDS encoding BolA family protein; the protein is MQIEQQLIAALQPLQAQHLQVINESAGHGGYFPGKESHFKVVLVSDKFAGLRLVQRHQMIYAAAADLVAPAKIHALAIHAYTPEEWQGQAPDSPQCAHAPKSTG